Proteins encoded by one window of Halorubrum ruber:
- the sucD gene encoding succinate--CoA ligase subunit alpha — MSIFVDDDTRVVVQGITGGEGKFHAGQMIEYGTNVVAGAVPGKGGQEVHGVPVYDTVDEAVEAEDADASVIFVPPAFAADAIFESLDTDLDLAVAITEGIPTQDMAKVNKRLSETDTRLIGPNCPGIITPGEAKLGILPGNIFSEGNVGLVSRSGTLTYQVVDNLTERGLGQSTAIGIGGDPIIGTSFVDALEAFEADTDTDAVVMCGEIGGEDEEQAAKFIGEHMDTPVAGFIAGRTAPPGKRMGHAGAIVSGSGTGTAQSKIDALNDAGVPVGDTPEEVADHVEDFL; from the coding sequence ATGAGCATTTTCGTCGACGACGACACCAGAGTGGTGGTCCAGGGGATCACCGGCGGGGAGGGGAAGTTCCACGCCGGCCAGATGATCGAGTACGGCACCAACGTCGTCGCCGGCGCGGTGCCCGGCAAGGGCGGCCAAGAGGTCCACGGCGTCCCCGTCTACGACACCGTCGACGAGGCCGTCGAGGCGGAGGACGCGGACGCCTCCGTCATCTTCGTGCCGCCGGCGTTCGCCGCCGACGCGATCTTCGAGTCGCTCGACACGGACCTCGACCTCGCGGTCGCGATCACCGAGGGGATCCCGACGCAGGACATGGCGAAGGTGAACAAGCGGCTGAGCGAGACCGACACCCGCCTCATCGGTCCGAACTGTCCCGGGATCATCACCCCCGGCGAGGCGAAGCTCGGCATCCTCCCCGGTAACATCTTCTCCGAGGGGAACGTCGGGCTCGTCTCCCGCTCCGGCACGCTCACCTACCAGGTCGTCGACAACCTCACCGAGCGCGGGCTCGGCCAGTCGACCGCCATCGGCATCGGTGGCGACCCGATCATCGGTACCTCCTTCGTCGACGCCTTAGAGGCCTTCGAGGCCGACACCGACACCGACGCCGTCGTGATGTGCGGCGAGATCGGCGGGGAGGACGAAGAGCAGGCCGCGAAGTTCATCGGCGAGCACATGGACACGCCGGTCGCCGGCTTCATCGCCGGCCGCACGGCGCCGCCGGGAAAGCGCATGGGCCACGCGGGCGCCATCGTCTCCGGCTCCGGCACGGGCACGGCGCAGTCGAAGATCGACGCGCTCAACGACGCGGGCGTCCCCGTCGGCGACACCCCCGAGGAGGTCGCCGACCACGTCGAAGACTTCTTGTAG
- a CDS encoding hybrid sensor histidine kinase/response regulator: MSPAPDDPPPDPGADANDSSGPPGDGGASRVLFVDDEPGAADLAATHVERLVDGIETVTRLSPDEALDVVREGRVDCVVSDFDMPGADGLELLESIRDIDPGLPFVLFTGKGSEEIASDAISAGVTDYLQKGAGRDRYEMLANSVANALGRRRAERDLREVNAKVTAIHEFATALASVTEVSTVFERTVDAAEEILEFDRCVTARRHGDRVVPAVLSESVTDDEVRTFEVGEGVVGTTVAEEETMVVDNLSVDPADPDELEDPSSPGRPTAGADRREGSEVADPVADDIRSAISVPIGSHGVLQAVSNGYAAFDERDVEFAELIASHAANAIERIETEAELRRERDRLTALFHDLPLPAVRTVALGESERRLDAANDAFERTFGYGADSGYEEVREAIIPDDANRLDPESVLERDEPSRLEVRRRTTDGLRDFILHVIPVMEPDETVIYSVYADIGEQKRVERTLRRLHATTREMFGGEDREGVAAVAARAAIDILEFPSSGVRLYDPEANVLRPTAISAEATEALGERPAFGPGDGRIWDAFDDGEPIVVDDLDAVDSPVGYGDHRSLLVVPLGEHGVMPLGSREPGFFDDTDLQLARVLAANVTVALDHAERTEQLRDRDAALQREIDRLEKFAGFVSHDLRNPLNVAAGRTDLARSLTDDAAVIEELDRVEDAHDRMTQLIDDLLALARQGRTVDEIESVPLDEAAERAWRTVDTDDATLDVSEATAAIEADPERLRTLFENLFTNSVEHGSTNGRSDPDGSVEHSSDTDAERDTDAADLTVSVGSLPDGFYVADDGVGFDIDPEEATEYGRSSAPNGTGFGLAIVREIAAAHGWELSIDGDDGARFEFRDQTTI; encoded by the coding sequence ATGAGTCCCGCCCCCGACGACCCGCCGCCCGACCCCGGTGCGGATGCGAACGACTCGTCGGGACCGCCCGGCGACGGCGGCGCGAGCCGCGTCCTGTTCGTCGACGACGAGCCCGGGGCGGCCGACCTCGCCGCGACTCACGTCGAGCGGCTCGTGGACGGGATCGAGACGGTGACGCGGCTGTCGCCGGACGAGGCGCTGGACGTAGTCCGCGAGGGGCGCGTCGACTGCGTCGTCAGCGACTTCGACATGCCGGGGGCGGACGGGCTCGAACTGCTGGAGTCGATCCGCGACATCGACCCGGGGCTCCCCTTCGTGCTGTTCACGGGGAAGGGGAGCGAGGAAATCGCGAGCGACGCGATCTCCGCGGGCGTCACCGACTACCTCCAGAAGGGGGCGGGCCGGGACCGCTACGAGATGCTCGCCAACAGCGTCGCGAACGCGCTCGGCCGCCGCCGGGCCGAGCGCGACCTCCGCGAGGTGAACGCGAAGGTCACGGCGATCCACGAGTTTGCGACGGCGCTGGCGTCCGTGACCGAGGTTTCGACGGTGTTCGAGCGCACGGTCGACGCGGCCGAGGAGATCCTTGAGTTCGACCGCTGCGTCACCGCCCGCCGGCACGGCGACCGGGTCGTCCCCGCCGTACTCTCCGAGAGCGTCACCGATGACGAGGTCCGGACGTTCGAGGTCGGCGAGGGCGTCGTCGGGACCACGGTCGCGGAGGAGGAGACGATGGTGGTCGACAACCTCAGCGTCGACCCCGCGGACCCGGACGAGTTAGAGGACCCCTCCTCCCCGGGTCGGCCGACCGCCGGGGCCGACCGGCGGGAGGGGTCCGAGGTGGCGGACCCGGTCGCCGACGACATCCGGTCGGCGATCAGCGTTCCGATCGGCTCGCACGGCGTGTTGCAGGCCGTCTCCAACGGCTACGCCGCGTTCGACGAGCGCGACGTGGAGTTCGCTGAACTGATCGCCTCGCACGCCGCGAACGCGATCGAGCGGATCGAGACGGAGGCCGAGCTCCGGCGGGAGCGCGACCGGCTGACGGCGCTGTTCCACGACCTCCCGCTCCCGGCGGTGCGTACCGTCGCGCTCGGGGAGAGCGAGCGCCGCCTCGACGCCGCGAACGACGCGTTCGAGCGGACGTTCGGCTACGGCGCAGACAGCGGGTACGAGGAGGTCCGCGAGGCGATTATCCCGGACGACGCCAACCGACTCGACCCGGAGTCGGTACTCGAACGCGACGAGCCCTCCCGGCTCGAAGTGCGTCGTCGGACCACGGACGGGTTGCGAGACTTCATCCTCCACGTGATCCCGGTCATGGAGCCTGACGAGACCGTCATCTACAGCGTCTACGCGGACATCGGCGAACAGAAGCGCGTCGAGCGCACGCTCCGGCGGCTCCACGCGACGACCCGCGAGATGTTCGGCGGCGAGGACCGCGAGGGGGTCGCGGCGGTGGCCGCCCGGGCGGCGATCGACATCCTCGAGTTCCCAAGCAGCGGCGTCAGGCTGTACGATCCCGAGGCGAACGTCCTCCGCCCGACGGCGATAAGCGCGGAGGCGACCGAGGCGCTCGGCGAACGACCGGCGTTCGGCCCCGGCGACGGGCGCATCTGGGACGCGTTCGACGACGGCGAGCCGATCGTGGTCGACGACCTCGACGCTGTCGACAGCCCGGTCGGGTACGGCGACCACCGGAGCCTCCTCGTTGTTCCCCTCGGCGAGCACGGCGTGATGCCGCTCGGGTCGCGCGAGCCGGGCTTCTTCGACGACACGGACCTCCAGCTGGCCCGCGTCCTCGCCGCCAACGTCACGGTCGCGCTTGACCACGCCGAGCGGACCGAGCAGCTCCGCGACCGCGACGCCGCGCTCCAGCGGGAGATCGACCGGCTGGAGAAGTTCGCGGGGTTCGTCTCCCACGACCTCCGAAACCCGCTCAACGTCGCCGCCGGGCGGACCGACCTGGCCCGGTCGCTGACGGACGACGCCGCCGTCATCGAAGAGCTCGACCGGGTCGAGGACGCGCACGACCGGATGACGCAGCTGATCGACGACCTCCTCGCGCTGGCGCGGCAGGGGCGGACCGTCGACGAGATCGAGTCCGTCCCGCTGGACGAGGCCGCCGAGCGCGCGTGGCGCACCGTCGACACCGACGACGCGACGCTCGACGTCTCCGAGGCGACGGCCGCGATCGAGGCGGACCCAGAGCGGCTCCGCACGTTGTTCGAGAACCTGTTCACAAATAGTGTGGAACACGGTTCCACGAACGGTCGGTCGGACCCTGACGGCAGCGTCGAGCACAGCTCGGACACCGACGCCGAACGCGACACCGACGCCGCAGACCTCACCGTCTCCGTCGGGTCGCTCCCGGACGGGTTCTACGTCGCCGACGACGGGGTCGGCTTCGA